The DNA sequence AGCATCGGAATATTTTCCGCTTGAAACCAATTTACCGACATCCTGGTAATAAGCTGTCTTTGTCGCGCAGGCAGAAATTAAACTTCCGGAAATAATCAAAACACCGACATATCTTAATATGCGTTTAAGCATTTATAATTCACAATCTATAGCTGAAGTCTAGTTAGTTCTGAGTTCTGAGTTCTGAATTCTTTTCTAATAACTCATCTCCCATTACTCATCACTGACTTAGATTCTTCTTTTTTTCTGTTCAACAATCTTTTTTATTTTTTTCTGGCCTATCCAGACTTTTTCCGTCGTTTCAATGTCTACCAGTTCAAGCTCTATCTGATAATATTTTAACGAAGTATTTGCCGCCTGGTCCATAATTGTATTGATTTTTCCCTGAAGCATAAAATCAGCTCCGTATTCTTTCCCTGCGCTTTTTGCGGTTTTAAGACTTGCGTTCTTTGCCTGTTCAATTCTTTCTTCGCGGACTTCTTCTTTCTGCGGTTTTGCAGCGACAAAACGCACTTTACCGGAATTTGTAAGCTCGCGCTCCAAATCGGCTACGAATGTTTCGGTGTTTATGTGCTCACTGCTTTTGTTTAAAACTGTCCCTACAATTACTCTGGGTTTTACACCCTTTTCTGAAACAAACTCGCTTACCCACGGGCGTGAAAGCGAATCCTGAATCATTTCCTGCGAAACCAGCTGGGAATCTGTGTCATTCCAGAATCCGCTAAGGTCAACTTGCTGAGAAGCATCTGTCCTTGTAATCTTCGGCGCATTCGCGCACGATGAAAGCAATGCTAGGCACATTAAACCTATAACCAAATGCATTTTCTTCATTTTACTCCTCCTTTTTCCCAACCTCCAAACCGGGTTTGGC is a window from the Elusimicrobiota bacterium genome containing:
- a CDS encoding penicillin-binding protein activator LpoB, with the translated sequence MKKMHLVIGLMCLALLSSCANAPKITRTDASQQVDLSGFWNDTDSQLVSQEMIQDSLSRPWVSEFVSEKGVKPRVIVGTVLNKSSEHINTETFVADLERELTNSGKVRFVAAKPQKEEVREERIEQAKNASLKTAKSAGKEYGADFMLQGKINTIMDQAANTSLKYYQIELELVDIETTEKVWIGQKKIKKIVEQKKRRI